GCCGATCGTTGGATTCGCTGCTGGATCCAAGTTGGGGAATGATTGTGCGAATTCATCTCTGAATTCATCTCTAAGTCCATCTGCGAACTCATTTGCGAACCAGTTTTTACCGATGATTGCGCCAGTGGGTGGTGCACCATGATTCGATTCCCATATTTGCTGACTTGTTCAATGCTGATGAGATTCGTTGCCCAGTTGATGCCTATTCAATCACTTGGGATTTGAGGGGATTGAATTTTGAGGGAATGGGGTATCGAATCTTCAAATCGAATCCTTCAGTTAAATCCATTAATCGAATCTGTGGCTCAGATCCAGGATCATGGTCTAGCGATCAATACTTAGTAATAAATACTTAGCAATGTCAGATTGCTGATCAACTATTTTGATCAGTTCTGATCAGTCACGATCGCTCGTTGCCGTCCGTCTCATAGTCCTTTACAGCCCCACAGCGCGATCGTCATCCGGATCATTGACCCAAAACTCTTGATTGGCCCTGGCGATCGTCCCTCACAGGGATCCTAAATGTCAGGGATTAGCAATAAGCCACACTTAGACCCTTCATCGGAGTTTCCAAGCATTTGCTTATAGATTTTCCCTTTTGAACCCAGTAATCTTAAAAACAACTAAAGCATTCTTAAACTTGCATAACAGGACTGCGTTGCTGCATTGTCTGTTTCAGACTCTGCGGCCCAAAATTCTGCGCCCGAAACCTGCTATTCGTACCCTGATTCCCATGGAAAACGCCTATGGATCGCTGGATTATCGATAACCTTTGGCTGGTGCCGACCTACGCCCTCTTTGGCGGGCTGTTGGCCCTGCTTTGGTCGCCGGCCTTCATTCGGCGCACCGGCCCGCGACCGGCGGGCTATTTCAACATTCTGTCTACGGGCCTAGCGTTTTTACACAGCGCGATCGCCCTGCCCCTGATTTGGAACCAGCCGGAAGCCACCATTTCTTTTAACTGGCTGGATGCGGCGGGGCTGAATGTGGATCTTGACCTCAAGGCTTCCGTGGTGAACGTGGGCACGATGGCCCTGATTTCCGGGATTACCTTCCTGGCGCAACTGTTCGCCGTCGGCTACATGGAAATGGACTGGGGTTGGGCCCGGTTCTATTCCTTGCTGGGCTTGTTTGAAGGCGGCATGTGCCTGCTGGTGCTGTGCGACTCGGCATTCTTCAGCTATATCGTTCTAGAAATCCTGACCCTGGGCACTTACCTGCTGGTGGGCCTGTGGTTCAGCCAGCCGCTGGTGGTGACGGGAGCGCGTGATGCGTTCTTGACCAAGCGGGTTGGTGACCTGGTGTTGCTGATGGGCGTGGTGGCGCTGCTGCCGATCGCTGGGACTTGGAACTTTACGGACTTGACCGAGTGGGCCAAGACGGCGGAACTCGACCCGACCGTGGCGACGTTGCTGGGCTTGGCCCTGGTGGCTGGCCCGATCGGGAAGTGCGCCCAAATTCCGCTGCACCTGTGGCTGGATGAAGCCATGGAAGGGCCGCTGCCCGCATCGATTTTGCGAAATGCGGTGGTTGTCCCGATCGGGGCTTGGGTGTTGGTGAAATTCCAGCCGGTGATTGCCCTGTCGCCCGTGGCGGTGACGGTGGAATGGTCGGTGGGCTTGGTGACGGCCCTGCTGTGCAGCGCGATCGCGATCGCCCAAATCGACATTAAGCGCGTGCTGTCCTACGCCACCAGTGCCTACATGGGCTTGGTGTTCGTGGCGATCGGCTTTGGTCAGTTGAATTTAGCGCTGCTGCTCTGCTTGACCTATTCCGTGGCCATGGTGCTGTTGACCATGAGCGCCGGTTGCGTGATTTCCAACTGCGTCACCCAAGACATCACTCAGTTGGGTGGCTTGTGGCCCAAGCGCCCGGCAGCGGGCCCCGGTTTCCTGGTGGGGATGTTGGGCTTGGTGGCCGTGCCGCCCTTGGGCTGCTTCTGGTCGTTGTCGGCCTTGGGCGGTGCTCTGCTGGATGCCAATCAACCGTTGATCTTTGGGGCGTTGCTGCTGATTAACGCGATGACGGGCTTTAGCCTGATGCGGACTTTTGGGCTGGTGTTCTTTGGCTCCGAGTCACCCATGACCGAGCGGGCCCCGGAAGTGCTGTGGCCCATGAGTTTCTCAACGCTGGTGATGGTGGGTGTGGTGCTGCACCTGCCGCTGCTGTTGATTCAATGGCAGGTGTTGCCGAGCCTGGGCACTACGGAAGCGATCGCCCTGGCCACTTCGTCCCTGATTGGTTTGGGGTCGGCGGCGGCGCTGTACCTGAATCCGCAGGTGGCTAAGCCGGTACATTCGATTCCGGCTCCGATTCGCGATTTCTTTGCCTATGACCTCTATACGGCGAAGCTCTATCGCAACACGATCGTGCTGGTGGTGGGCGCTGTGTCCGGCGTGCTGTTCTGGATCGATCGGTTCATCGTCGATGGCTTTGTGAATGCGGTGGGGGCCCTGACGGTGGTGGGTGGCCAAGGCTTGCGCTACAACACCACGGGTCAAGTGCAGTTCTATGCCCTGTCGATTCTGTTGGGGGTGGTGCTGTTTGGGGCGCTGGTCGCTTGGCCGATTCTGGCCCCGGCGGTTCCCTAGGTTCCGATCATTTCTGATCGCCGTGGGGTCAACCCGTGGGGGCGCACGGCGGTGCGCCCCTACCCGGAACCCAGACCAGACAAGGGGCTTAAGCCCCTTGCTCCCCCAGTGATTCAGCGTTAGCGCGTCGTTTGACTACAGCCGTAAATCACAGCAATGTCACAGTAAAAGCCTATGTTGAGCGCATTGATTTTAATTCCGGCGATCGGGGCGGCCCTGGTGGGTCTGTGGCCCGGTCAGCCCAACTCCGCCCTACTGAAAAAGGTGAGCCTGGCCATTGCCAGCGTGATCGCCCTGTGGACGTTGTATTTATTTGCCCAGGTCGATGTGAATGCGATCGGGGCGCAAATGACCGAATATTTGCCCTGGGTGCCGCAACTGGGCTTGAGCTACAGCCTGGGTGTGGATGGGTTGTCGCTGCCGTTGGTGGGCTTGACTGCCCTGCTGGCTTGGATCGCCATTTGCAGCAGCGATCGGGACTTGCAGCGCCCCCGGCTCTACTACTCAATGATTTTGCTGGCGATCGCCGGGATTAACGGCGCATTCCTGGCCCAAAACCTGCTGCTGTTTATCCTGTTCTACGAACTGGAGCTGATTCCCTTCTATCTGCTGATCGCGATTTGGGGTAGCGAACAGAAACGCGGCTATGCGGCCACGAAATTTCTGATCTACACCGCCATCTCCGGGATTCTCGTCCTGGCGGGCTTCCTGGCCCTGACCTGGCTCAGCGGCTCCACCAGCTTTGACATTGGGCAAATCGACATCAAAAAACTGTCCGACAGCGCTCAACTGATCTGCTTGCTGCTGTTGGTCGTTGGCTTCGGCATCAAGATTCCCCTCGTGCCGCTGCATACCTGGCTGCCCGATGCCTACGTGGAATCGTCACCCGCTACCACGGTGTTGCTGGGTGGTGTGCTGGCTAAGCTGGGCACTTACGGGCTGCTGCGCTACGGCTTGGGTCTGCTGCCCGACGCTTGGGGGACGATCGCCCCGGGTCTGGCGCTGGTGGGTGTGGTCAGCGTTATGTATGGCGCATTGACCGCGATCGCCCAAAAGGACATCAAACGGATGGTGGCCTACAGCTCGATCGGGCACATGGGCTACATCATCGTGGCCGCCGCCGCCCTCAATCCCCTGTCTCTGCTGGGTTCCGTAGCCCAAATGGTCAGCCACGGCTTGATTCTGGCGATTTTGTTCTACCTGGTGGGTGTGATTGAAAAGAAAGTCGGCACCCGCGACCTGGACAAGCTGAACGGGTTGATGAGTCCGATTCGCGGCTTGCCCCTAACCAGCGGCCTGTTGGTGCTGGCGGGCATGGCCAGCGCGGGCATCCCTGGTATGGTCGGCTTCGTGGCGGAATACATGGTGTTCCAAGGCAGCTTCACCACCTATCCCGTGATTTCGCTGCTCTGCATCCTGGCTTCCGGGCTGACGGCGGTATACTTCGTGATTTTGCTGAATCGCACCTGCTTTGGCCGCCTGGACAATGCCACTGCCTACTATCCCGCCGTGCGCTTTGATGAGCACTTGCCGGGTCTGATTTTGACCGCGCTGATCGTCTGGCTGGGCATTCAACCCACCTGGCTGGTGAAGTGGATCGAGCCGACCACGGACGCAATGATCGCCGCGATTCCCACAGTGAACCAACCGGTGGCGATCGCCCCCACCAAACCAGCCCGGTCGGCCCCCGCGATCGATTAAGGACAGATCCGGGTAGGGGCGCACAGCCGTGCGCCCCCCACAGGTTGACCCACCGTTAAGCGATCGATCGGGTGTAATCGCCCCTCTCCAGACTTCTCTGAAACCTTGGAATTTTCCCCACAACATCATGGTTCAGACCCCAATCAAACCGGACACCGCCCCCAAAATTCCCCCCTCGCAGCATGAATTTGCGGAGGTGATCCATCGCCTCGAAGCAGGCGGCGCAATGTTGCCCGACACGCCGGAAAACCTGATGCAAATCATCGGAATTTACAAGGCCTATGCCGTGCCGATGGACTTCT
This sequence is a window from Limnothrix sp. FACHB-406. Protein-coding genes within it:
- a CDS encoding NAD(P)H-quinone oxidoreductase subunit F, yielding MDRWIIDNLWLVPTYALFGGLLALLWSPAFIRRTGPRPAGYFNILSTGLAFLHSAIALPLIWNQPEATISFNWLDAAGLNVDLDLKASVVNVGTMALISGITFLAQLFAVGYMEMDWGWARFYSLLGLFEGGMCLLVLCDSAFFSYIVLEILTLGTYLLVGLWFSQPLVVTGARDAFLTKRVGDLVLLMGVVALLPIAGTWNFTDLTEWAKTAELDPTVATLLGLALVAGPIGKCAQIPLHLWLDEAMEGPLPASILRNAVVVPIGAWVLVKFQPVIALSPVAVTVEWSVGLVTALLCSAIAIAQIDIKRVLSYATSAYMGLVFVAIGFGQLNLALLLCLTYSVAMVLLTMSAGCVISNCVTQDITQLGGLWPKRPAAGPGFLVGMLGLVAVPPLGCFWSLSALGGALLDANQPLIFGALLLINAMTGFSLMRTFGLVFFGSESPMTERAPEVLWPMSFSTLVMVGVVLHLPLLLIQWQVLPSLGTTEAIALATSSLIGLGSAAALYLNPQVAKPVHSIPAPIRDFFAYDLYTAKLYRNTIVLVVGAVSGVLFWIDRFIVDGFVNAVGALTVVGGQGLRYNTTGQVQFYALSILLGVVLFGALVAWPILAPAVP
- a CDS encoding NADH-quinone oxidoreductase subunit M, which gives rise to MLSALILIPAIGAALVGLWPGQPNSALLKKVSLAIASVIALWTLYLFAQVDVNAIGAQMTEYLPWVPQLGLSYSLGVDGLSLPLVGLTALLAWIAICSSDRDLQRPRLYYSMILLAIAGINGAFLAQNLLLFILFYELELIPFYLLIAIWGSEQKRGYAATKFLIYTAISGILVLAGFLALTWLSGSTSFDIGQIDIKKLSDSAQLICLLLLVVGFGIKIPLVPLHTWLPDAYVESSPATTVLLGGVLAKLGTYGLLRYGLGLLPDAWGTIAPGLALVGVVSVMYGALTAIAQKDIKRMVAYSSIGHMGYIIVAAAALNPLSLLGSVAQMVSHGLILAILFYLVGVIEKKVGTRDLDKLNGLMSPIRGLPLTSGLLVLAGMASAGIPGMVGFVAEYMVFQGSFTTYPVISLLCILASGLTAVYFVILLNRTCFGRLDNATAYYPAVRFDEHLPGLILTALIVWLGIQPTWLVKWIEPTTDAMIAAIPTVNQPVAIAPTKPARSAPAID